In the Perca flavescens isolate YP-PL-M2 chromosome 20, PFLA_1.0, whole genome shotgun sequence genome, one interval contains:
- the fam161b gene encoding protein FAM161B, protein MLKLETLLEDGLRSELMLQQQLKALSQALRQQLQETEKRQKEELEKRIHQNSLLSMDVGRESGDRNELKHQPIHMGMRRSTSTSALTSDKETLHHLRLIERPKSSSPALVTSNWKNSSVTASTLTPARTQHCERLALSKTTEMSKEEEAKAECQRKFRALPVPGHVIQPIYQEMMELREKERKQGCEQRRDFLLSIQRPFSFQEREKEKREKFTAMLNQVSHGQKNKAATVRKPPHKEVKDSPDSELKDQELLQTSPYSDKNPTVSGSPKLRTAERTRKERLGFLYERPSFQPKIIQHVPDFSRLHKALQTEALRKTQSKDVIKCQPFYLRTSTLPARQSRMSSENAQVPQISNLSRSKSLGALTSLSADTLPTYITDAARKRCMAIRKSIEMRDSKNQESVDWLRKYQMRSQAMKKTVTLHAKLLDPHSSLEEVCNHKLQHHREADQQRMKEYMRELRYMKARVSERPYLFEQVKQKNAKAHAEQTYRNKLKKAGLKELFVKENGEAVEGTSSRSEEDTDENHSTENDIHSRYAEEENVDDGEKIEDVEEKSVKSKEEEMP, encoded by the exons ATGCTGAAGCTAGAGACCTTGCTGGAAGATGGACTCAGATCAGAGTTAATGCTTCAGCAGCAGCTGAAAGCCCTGAGTCAGGCACTCAGGCAGCAGCTGCAggagacagaaaagagacaaaaagaggaGCTTGAGAAGAGGATTCATCAGAACTCTCTACTGTCAATGGATGTAGGCAGAGAGTCCGGTGATAGAAATGAACTGAAACATCAGCCCAT aCATATGGGAATGAGGAGATCCACCTCTACATCTGCCCTCACCTCAGACAAAGAGACTTTGCACCATCTCAGACTGATAGAGAGGCCTAAGTCATCTTCTCCAGCCTTGGTAACTTCAAACTGGAAGAATAGTTCAGTCACAGCTTCCACGCTGACTCCTGCCAGGACTCAACATTGTGAGCGGTTAGCTTTATCTAAAACAACAGAGATGAGCAAAGAGGAGGAGGCCAAGGCTGAGTGTCAAAGGAAGTTCCGTGCTCTCCCAGTGCCCGGCCATGTCATTCAACCCATCTATCAGGAGATGATGGAGctgagagaaaaggagagaaagcagGGCTGTGAGCAGAGGAGAGATTTCTTGCTCTCCATTCAAAGACCTTTCAGCTtccaggagagagaaaaggagaaaagggAAAAATTTACAGCAATGTTAAACCAAGTCTCACATGGTCAGAAAAACAAGGCTGCTACTGTAAGGAAACCTCCTCACAAAGAGGTAAAAGACTCGCCAGATTCTGAGTTGAAAG ACCAGGAGCTTTTGCAGACAAGTCCCTACTCAGACAAGAATCCTACTGTGTCTGGCAGCCCGAAACTTCGCACTGCCGAGCGCACCAGGAAAGAAAGGTTGGGCTTCCTGTATGAGAGACCTAGCTTCCAGCCAAAAATCATCCAGCATGTCCCTGATTTCAGCAGGCTGCACAAAGCTTTGCAGACAGAGGCGCTTAGAAAAACACAGAGTAAAGATGTGATAAAATGTCAGCCCTTCTATCTGAGGACATCAACTCTCCCTGCAAGGCAAAGTAGGATGAGCTCTGAAAACGCACAG GTACCACAAATAAGTAATCTCAGCAGAAGCAAGTCACTTGGGGCCTTAACATCACTGTCTGCAGACACACTCCCCACATACATCACAGATGCTGCACGGAAGCGCTGTATGGCCATCAG AAAGTCAATTGAGATGAGGGATAGCAAGAATCAAGAGAGCGTTGACTGGTTGAGGAAGTACCAAATGAGGTCCCAGGCCATGAAGAAGACAGTCACACTCCATGCGAAGTTGCTGGACCCACACAGCAGCTTGGAAGAAGTGTGTAATCACAAACTACAGCACCATCG GGAGGCTGACCAACAAAGGATGAAGGAATATATGAGGGAGTTACGGTACATGAAGGCACGAGTTAGCGAACGTCCTTATTTGTTCGAACAGGTGAAACAG AAAAATGCAAAGGCTCACGCCGAGCAGACATACAGGAACAAGCTGAAGAAAGCCGGCCTGAAAGAGCTATTTGTTAAAGAAAATGGAGAAGCAGTTGAAGGAACATCATCCAGATCCGAGGAGGATACAGACGAGAACCACAGCACTGAGAACGACATTCACAGCAGATATGCAGA GGAAGAAAATGTAGACGACGGGGAGAAAATTGAAGATGTGGAAGAGAAGAGCGTGAAGTCCAAAGAGGAAGAAATGCCGTGA